In Clarias gariepinus isolate MV-2021 ecotype Netherlands chromosome 9, CGAR_prim_01v2, whole genome shotgun sequence, a single window of DNA contains:
- the htr1aa gene encoding 5-hydroxytryptamine (serotonin) receptor 1A a, whose product MERTGVNTSVNITEELGELRSTLTSQLITSLLLGALILFAILGNTCVIAAIALERSLQNVANYLIGSLAVTDLMVSVLVLPMAALYQVLDKWTLGQEICDLFIALDVLCCTSSILHLCAIALDRYWTITDPIDYVNKRTPKRAAVLISLTWIIGFSISIPPMLGWRKPEDRSDPDACSISQDPAYTVYSTFGAFYLPLVLMLVLYGRIFRAARFRIRKNVGKRRRVSTRISDHDEITMSISSNGATKPKTESMELRAENCKRHVLPLSNTSLSEQRNRKSLETKRKAALARERRAVKTLGIIMGTFILCWLPFFIVALVLPFCKARCSMPDWLGDVINWLGYSNSLLNPVIYAYFNKDFQNAFKKIIKCKCIRA is encoded by the coding sequence ATGGAGAGGACGGGTGTGAACACGAGCGTGAACATCACAGAGGAACTCGGAGAGCTTCGCTCCACTCTCACCTCACAGCTCATCACCTCGCTGCTGCTCGGAGCGCTCATTCTTTTTGCCATTTTGGGAAATACGTGTGTCATCGCCGCCATTGCACTGGAGCGATCTCTCCAGAATGTGGCTAATTACTTAATTGGCTCGTTAGCGGTCACGGACCTCATGGTGTCAGTTCTGGTGCTTCCCATGGCTGCTCTCTATCAGGTCCTAGACAAGTGGACTTTGGGTCAGGAGATCTGTGATCTGTTCATCGCTCTGGATGTTTTGTGCTGCACGTCTTCCATCCTTCACCTGTGTGCCATTGCACTCGACCGTTACTGGACGATCACCGACCCGATCGACTACGTGAACAAACGGACCCCGAAACGTGCAGCCGTGTTAATCAGCCTCACGTGGATCATCGGATTCTCCATCTCCATCCCTCCAATGTTGGGATGGAGGAAACCTGAGGACCGCTCAGACCCCGATGCATGCTCCATCAGCCAGGATCCAGCCTACACAGTGTACTCCACGTTCGGTGCTTTCTACCTGCCGCTCGTCCTCATGCTCGTGCTTTACGGACGCATTTTTAGAGCAGCCAGATTTCGCATTCGGAAAAACGTTGGAAAGCGCCGGAGAGTATCGACTAGAATCTCGGACCATGACGAAATCACAATGAGCATCAGTTCAAACGGAGCCACGAAACCCAAGACAGAGTCGATGGAACTGAGAGCAGAAAACTGTAAACGACACGTGCTGCCGCTCTCCAACACCTCGCTCTCCGAGCAAAGGAACAGGAAGAGCCTGGAAACGAAAAGAAAGGCGGCTCTGGCACGGGAGCGAAGGGCGGTGAAGACGCTCGGCATCATCATGGGGACGTTCATCCTGTGCTGGCTGCCGTTCTTCATCGTGGCGCTCGTGCTGCCGTTCTGCAAGGCGCGATGCTCGATGCCCGACTGGCTCGGAGACGTCATCAACTGGCTCGGCTACTCCAACTCCCTCCTGAACCCCGTCATCTACGCCTACTTCAACAAAGACTTCCAGAACGCTTTtaagaaaattataaaatgcaaatgcatcAGGGCGTGA
- the LOC128530804 gene encoding ribonuclease inhibitor-like isoform X1 produces the protein MGAVLTVSCITHWPWFDVLASHTLGLKFSNLTDESCRVLSSVLSSNCSSLRELDLSYRDLQDSGVILLSAGLEDPHCALEKLRLCWCNLSEESYRALSLVLSLNSFRELDLSGNKLQLSEIKLLFAGLDNYDCKLETLRFCCCNLKEESCRVLFPVFSLSSTRLRELDLTNNDLQDSGVKLLSAGLENPHCTLEILRLCLCNLTDKSCRTLSSVLGSNFSSLRELDLSNNKLQDSGVRLLSAGLENPHCRLEKLGLYGCCLTGESCRSLSSVLSSNSSRLRELDLTDNKLQDSGVKFLSAGLENPHCTLETLRLCLCDLLVESCRVLSSVLHSSSLRELNLWDNNLQDSGVKMLSAGLEDPHCTLEILELTRCNITEEGCTALASALRSNSSSRLRELNLDYNKPGESGVKLLSDLLKDPHCKLETLHIK, from the exons ATGGGAGCAGTTCTTACAGTCAGCTGTATTACACACTGGCCTTGGTTTGATGTTCTGGCTTCACACACCCTGGG ACTTAAATTTTCCAACCTGACAGATGAGAGCTGTAGAGTTCTGTCCTCAGTTCTCAGCTCAAACTGCTCCAGTCTGAGAGAACTGGACCTGAGTTACAGAGACCTGCAGGATTCAGGAGTGATCCTGCTCTCTGCTGGACTGGAGGATCCACACTGTGCACTGGAGAAACTGAG GCTATGTTGGTGCAATCTCTCAGAAGAAAGCTATAGAGCTCTGTCCTTGGTTCTCAGTTTAAACTCCTTCAGAGAACTGGACCTGAGTGGCAACAAACTGCAGTTGTCAGAAATTAAATTGCTTTTTGCTGGACTGGACAACTatgactgtaaactggagacactcag GTTCTGTTGTTGCAATCTGAAAGAGGAAAGCTGTAGAGTTCTGTTCCCAGTTTTCAGTTTAAGCTCCACCAGACTGAGAGAACTGGACCTGACAAACAATGACCTGCAGgattcaggagtgaagctgctttctgctggactggagaatccacactgtacactggagaTACTGAG GCTGTGTTTGTGTAATCTGACAGATAAAAGCTGTAGAACTCTGTCCTCAGTTCTCGGCTCAAATTTCTCAAGTCTGAGAGAACTGGACCTGAGTAACAacaaactacaggattcaggaGTGAGGCTGCTctctgctggactggagaatCCACACTGTAGATTAGAGAAACTGGG ATTGTATGGTTGCTGTCTCACAGGTgagagctgtagatctctgtcCTCAGTTCTCAGCTCAAACTCCTCCAGACTGAGAGAACTGGACCTGACTGATAATAAATTACAAGATTCAGGAGTGAAGTTTCTctctgctggactggagaatccacactgtacactggagacactgag attgtgtttgtgtgatctCTTAGTGGAAAGCTGTAGAGTTCTGTCCTCAGTTCTCCACTCCTCCAGTCTGAGAGAACTGAATCTGTGGGACAATAACCTGCAGGATTCAGGGGTGAAGATGCTCTCCGCTGGACTGGAGgatccacactgtacactggagaTACTGGA ACTCACACGgtgcaatataacagaagagGGTTGTACTGCTTTGGCTTCAGCTTTGAGATCGAACTCCTCATCACGCCTAAGAGAGCTGAACCTGGACTACAATAAACCAGGAGAatcaggagtgaagctgctctctgaTCTATTGAAGGATCcacactgtaaactggagacactgca cataaaataa
- the LOC128530804 gene encoding ribonuclease inhibitor-like isoform X2, with the protein MDNMTKNIQKLKFSNLTDESCRVLSSVLSSNCSSLRELDLSYRDLQDSGVILLSAGLEDPHCALEKLRLCWCNLSEESYRALSLVLSLNSFRELDLSGNKLQLSEIKLLFAGLDNYDCKLETLRFCCCNLKEESCRVLFPVFSLSSTRLRELDLTNNDLQDSGVKLLSAGLENPHCTLEILRLCLCNLTDKSCRTLSSVLGSNFSSLRELDLSNNKLQDSGVRLLSAGLENPHCRLEKLGLYGCCLTGESCRSLSSVLSSNSSRLRELDLTDNKLQDSGVKFLSAGLENPHCTLETLRLCLCDLLVESCRVLSSVLHSSSLRELNLWDNNLQDSGVKMLSAGLEDPHCTLEILELTRCNITEEGCTALASALRSNSSSRLRELNLDYNKPGESGVKLLSDLLKDPHCKLETLHIK; encoded by the exons ATGGACAATATGACAAAGAACATTCAGAA ACTTAAATTTTCCAACCTGACAGATGAGAGCTGTAGAGTTCTGTCCTCAGTTCTCAGCTCAAACTGCTCCAGTCTGAGAGAACTGGACCTGAGTTACAGAGACCTGCAGGATTCAGGAGTGATCCTGCTCTCTGCTGGACTGGAGGATCCACACTGTGCACTGGAGAAACTGAG GCTATGTTGGTGCAATCTCTCAGAAGAAAGCTATAGAGCTCTGTCCTTGGTTCTCAGTTTAAACTCCTTCAGAGAACTGGACCTGAGTGGCAACAAACTGCAGTTGTCAGAAATTAAATTGCTTTTTGCTGGACTGGACAACTatgactgtaaactggagacactcag GTTCTGTTGTTGCAATCTGAAAGAGGAAAGCTGTAGAGTTCTGTTCCCAGTTTTCAGTTTAAGCTCCACCAGACTGAGAGAACTGGACCTGACAAACAATGACCTGCAGgattcaggagtgaagctgctttctgctggactggagaatccacactgtacactggagaTACTGAG GCTGTGTTTGTGTAATCTGACAGATAAAAGCTGTAGAACTCTGTCCTCAGTTCTCGGCTCAAATTTCTCAAGTCTGAGAGAACTGGACCTGAGTAACAacaaactacaggattcaggaGTGAGGCTGCTctctgctggactggagaatCCACACTGTAGATTAGAGAAACTGGG ATTGTATGGTTGCTGTCTCACAGGTgagagctgtagatctctgtcCTCAGTTCTCAGCTCAAACTCCTCCAGACTGAGAGAACTGGACCTGACTGATAATAAATTACAAGATTCAGGAGTGAAGTTTCTctctgctggactggagaatccacactgtacactggagacactgag attgtgtttgtgtgatctCTTAGTGGAAAGCTGTAGAGTTCTGTCCTCAGTTCTCCACTCCTCCAGTCTGAGAGAACTGAATCTGTGGGACAATAACCTGCAGGATTCAGGGGTGAAGATGCTCTCCGCTGGACTGGAGgatccacactgtacactggagaTACTGGA ACTCACACGgtgcaatataacagaagagGGTTGTACTGCTTTGGCTTCAGCTTTGAGATCGAACTCCTCATCACGCCTAAGAGAGCTGAACCTGGACTACAATAAACCAGGAGAatcaggagtgaagctgctctctgaTCTATTGAAGGATCcacactgtaaactggagacactgca cataaaataa